From the Psilocybe cubensis strain MGC-MH-2018 chromosome 6, whole genome shotgun sequence genome, the window AAGGGAAAATACTACTAACATTAGAACACACATTTGTAAAGCACGCTTCACACTCTGTTCAATAGTCTTCGCACTTCCTAACTGGGCAGTATGTCGCATATATTGGCGAACAATTGCTGATTGGTCCGGGATGTCTGGTGAAGATGGTGTAAGTTGATGCGTGCCGTACCTCAAAACTGGAAGTTCACGCCACCTTGTAGCCACATAATCCACTCATTTCGTGTTCCCTTGTGCTCACCGTTCGAACTGAATGGTGACGCTCCTGCAAAAATTAACACAGGAGTACGGCTACGATCCACATTATGCACCGCTCCAGCTAGGGCCTGCAATAAAATTATCAACCTCAAAAAAATTCAGGTCATTGGCAGATAATATGAAGGTTCGGATTCTTATTTCAGATGAAAAGATATGCTCTTACCTGCGTGCCCACATCGACATGAATAATAACGGCGGCAGGTTTCCCAGTAACCTGTGCGAATCCTTGTGCTGCACTCAATGCGACCATTTCGTTCGGACATGTCACAATCTTAGGCTGCGTTTCTCCACCTTCGTCTTCAACACGTTGCCTTGCTAGATCTTCGAGAAGTGCAGGATGATCAGAGCCCCAATTAACGAATGCATGCGTTATACCGGCACGGGCGAGTGTGCGGAGCAATAAACTGGAGCCGGTGTACGTTGATGGTGGCCTTGAATCCATGTAGTGAACAGAAAGATACCAGCAGGGATGACTCGAAACCTTTCGATATTGCTGACTCTATTGCGTGAGAGTACCTCATATTCTGCACTTGCAAGTTGGTTGTACATGAGAAAAAAACtgaaaaaattaaacaacgaTGATTGTATGAGATTGAACTTTGCCTTGATATATTCATAACTTCTTCTGTACAATTTCTCACAATTTTCACCCTACACAGTATACCCTTTCTACCCATACCAAGTTTCGTTCCCCTCCCCTGCTTTCCTTCTAATCTCGCGCCTGGAGCGACCTCCCATAGGCCATTTCTTCAACGGGCCGAAGTCTGCTTTACGTGTGAATCCAACAGTGATAGCGGAACACATCAGCCGTCCTTGGCCGGTTCACACGATCAAGAGTCGCGCGGCGCGCCGGCCATTTGTTCGCAATCATAACCCTTTAAACCCGTCGCACAATAAGAGCACTGACACGCGTTCTTCACGGCGAGCATTGGCGAGACACCAGGTTGGCAAGGTACTACGCGGCACAATTTACCTTTTGTTCACTTGTCAGCGACGACAATAACAGATAATAAGTACAGGTCTACCACGCCGTTCTTATTCATGCGATACTACAAATTACTACAAAACAGACGAGATCACAACCCCTGGCTATTCCCCCGAAAGCTTGATGTCCGTTATAACTTTAGACCTTGGCAAGGGCAAATTTTGCTATTGTCTGAAGCTCACCTGCTGTGTATATATAAAGTACTGTTACTAGATATCGTAAAGTCTCAGTAGCATTCGTTCGTTTCTTCTGCCAACAGTGCCTGCGACCATTACTCGCACTCGACACTCATTACATCAATTCAATGGACTCGTTCACCAACCTTTCCGctctttttgtttcttcgTCATTCTCTGCTGCCCAAATTCCGACCGAGCAGGAAGCCAATGACGTTGAATCTATACCAACTGACGAGGAGAGAAACGGCTGCGCTGGAAATGCGTTCTGTATCGTGGCATAGTTCCAGATACTCTGGCATTTAAGCTTGCACGACATCATTCACGATCTAACTTATCGAACTGTAAGCTGCAACATATTTATATCCAGGACGTATGCTAACTCTTTGAAAGCAGTATCACGATTTCATTCGATTTCGGCTCATCTGACACATGCAACATTCGACTTACTCATACCCATGCACGTTACCTCGAGATACCAACTCTTTCCAGGCTGAGAGGGCTAAGAAGAACTTGGAAATCATTTACTTTACACCATAACATTTCACAATCACTTTCACTATACATTTGTATTCATCGCCATTTCCAAGCCATTCAACATCACATTCAATCTTTTGTATTCTTTTTGTATTCGTTTCTTCCTGAGTGCCTAGAGTACTTCAAACTTTTTGAAATGGGACCTTATTTTCCCCAAAGGAACTACGAAGTTAGCAGAGTGTATTTCATTGGGTCTCATCAAGCCATTTCTATTGGACCGTTCACGGCCGACTTGCGGTCAATGTCGGTGCccctgagaagaagagatagGGTTTACCTCACGTGGACACCATGCGAGGCGTTTAATTGGTCAGTCATTGCTTCCGTGTCAAAAGACTCAGAAGAGAAGGCGTCACAATCTCTGATCACAAAGATCGGCCTGTTAGACATTACCGTATGAGACAAACCCATGCCGATGCTCCAGTATGGGTTTAAAAGATCGCTGACCTCACTCCTTTCATCTACCACAACAATTGTCATCCAAAATCGACCTTACAGACGAGTCATGAACCTCATTAACCCAAGGGACGAGCGCGAGTACATCCCCATCGCCGACCATGGCTTGTGAGTACGAAATGCTACATCATTTCACTAGCTGACAAGGGAACAGGATTGGGAACCTGAGGACAGCAGCTTTAGTCAGTGTCGATGGATCCAGTGAGTATTCCTTTGCTACGTGGCTGCCTATGCTCACAGAATATCATCTAGTCGAGAGCTACTGTGTTCCGAATTTCGATTCGCCATCCGTATTTGCAAGAATTCTTGACAAGGACAAGGGTGGACACTTTTCCATTATGCCAACAGTCCCGTTCACTACTAAACAGAATTATTTGGCAAGCTCCAATGTGCGTGGTCGTCGGTGACTCGTGTGTTCGTGTTAATCATAGGGTGTAGGTTCTCCAAACCAAATTTATGAACGATGATGGAGTGGTTAGTGTTACAGGTATGCCAATCACAGTATTTGGTGAACATTATTGTCCTCATTTGTGCTTAGATTATCTGCCTCGACCTCGGAAAGAGCTTCGCACCACACCGAAGCCCCTACTACCCTGGCTCGTTCGGAAAGTAGAATGCGTACGCGGAAATCTCCCCATCCTCATGCAATGTGCACCTGCATTCAACTATGCTCGCTCGCCACACACTACCACCATCGTGGACGACGACAGCGTGCTCCCGAACGTTCAAAAGAAAGCTGTCTTTGAATCCGATGAACTGACACTCGACCTCCGGTACGTCGTGGAGAATAGCATGGAAGACCCAGATGCTGCAGAACCCGAAATCTCCCTGGAGTTCTTGGATTTGTCGGCCAAAGGACACAAGGGATTGGCTGTGCAGAGTGTTTTGAATTTGACGGAAGGTCAGGTAGTCACCTTTATCCTGAGGACTCCGCCCACTgtgacgacgaaggcgataaCCATACCGGATGAAGCAGCTCAGCAAACCGTGAGAGACGAGACCAGAGTTCTCCGTCGAGCTCCCGAAGATCCGTTGTTAACGAAGGAATTGATGGCCTCTGTCTTGCATGTGCGCTCATTCACAATTTTTGTTCCAAGCGCGTCATTAAATAAACCAACAGGCCACTAATCGCTACTGGTATGAGTGGATTAGCCAATCAACCTATGATGGGTCGTGGAAAGAGGCTGTTATGCGTAGTGCGCTCGCCCTCAAACTTTTAGTTTACGAGCCCACCGGTGGGTAATTCGTACTATACCcacgctctttttttctcatgtttCAGCAGGTGCTGTTGTGGCCAGTCCCACGTTTAGCCTACCGGAGTACATTGGCGGCGTAAGGAATTGGGATTATCGGTTAGTCTAAGCCTTTTAATGGCGTTTTTGTTCATGTTGGACTGTCGAGATAATAACTGCAGTGCCTCATGGATCCGAGACTCTTCGTTTACCCTCTACGCCCTTATTCGATTGGGCTTCACCGACGAAGCTAACAGTAAGCATCCTATATTATTCAGGACATATCCTTTCTTTCTAATCATCAACGCGGTCGTCAGGTTATCTTGAATTCATTTTTGAGCGTCTCAGAAACAAGAACCCAGATGGGAGTCTTCAAATTATGTATACCATACATGGTTCGCCTTtaaattttgctttttaaAGGTTAGCCTTGACCACATTAAAATGCAGGGGGAAAAgatcttgaagaaattgaactACTACATCTCGATGGGCACAAGGGATCCAGGCCTGTTCGTATCGGAAATGGTGCTGCAAATCATGTTCAATTAGTCAGTTATCAGATCTAGAAAAACTTAACACTTCTTACGAACTCTCTCTAGGACATTTACGGTGAACTGTGGGCGGCATTCTAAATTTGTAGTACGTGCTGTTAGTTCCAGTGGCTGACCTGGTCATCTAATGATTTATATCTCATCCAGAAGTACAGAAATCTGACCAATGTATCTTCTAACAGTATGGATTGCATTTACCTTGGCCAGAAGGTAAGTGTCAAATAGCGTCTTGTACCTTCTGTACGTCTGATAATTCTCTAGTTCGGAAAACCTCTGGTGATGCCTTTGATCGTGGGAATCACCCCTATCTTTACTGACCTTCGTCGTTTTGTTGAAGGCGTATGATGATTGGTTTGTTTGTTACCCTTTCCTAACAAAAGTTAATAACTTAAATTGCTGTTCAAGGTTACTTGTCAGGGAATTGTACGTGAAACGATGCATTCCTTGATATTTTGTTAAGAGCTTGTGGCTTTTAATAGGGTTGACTGTACGTTTGTCCCCTTCCTTTGACTCCATGCATTAGTTAATCGTATATGGTTAGATGTGGTCTCCATAATTAACGAACCAGACTTGTATGGTCCCTCTCTTTTATTCTGTAAGGGATCGCCTTTATTTCGCATCGTTTTTTGCAGGTCCATATGGGAGGTCCGGGATAAGAAACGTCATTTCACTGTAAGTCTAATGCCAATAGCTTTGGTGAACAATCTAATGTTTTTTCAGTATTCAAAGGTAATTGATAGTCATGGATGCAATTTTAAACCCCTCATTATTAGAACCATCATTGTCTAGGTCATGTTATGGTCAGTTTTTCTTGTATTGATTGTTCAGTTTGACGAAGACTTATATGGTTTAAAATAGGGTCGCAGTAGACAGAGGTACccgtgttttttttttagttaACATTTGGGACTCACGGTAAATTTTGCAGGCCTACGTCTCGCCGATAAACGGTCACTGCCGTGTCCCAATCGCAATAAATGGTTGGCTGCCCGAGACAATTTGTACGAGGAAATTATGGAAAAGGCATGGAATAAGGAAGAAAAGTACTTCGGACAAAGTTACGAAGATAAGGATGTTCTTGATTCCGCGGTATTAATCATGCCTCTCGTATTCTTCCTACATGCCGTGAGTTTCTTGTTTGTTCAATGCCGATGTAGAAGCAACTTACTTATATCATTAGTCCGACCCAAGATTTATGAGCACGCTCAAACAAATCATGAAATCtcctgaaaaaggtggtttGACTTCCAACGTACGCCTCTTTCTTCATGGATGGTTGTGCGGTACATAATGCCCCAAGTGAACAGAATTTGGTCTATCGCTACGACACGTCGAAAGCCGACGACGGTGTCGGAGGGGAAGAAGGAACCTTTTGTTTATGCACACTCTGGTTTGACATTCATTATGGATAATTTACTCATAAAAACTGATACATAAATTAATACGTAGGTGCATTGAGGCGCTGACACGCGCAGGAGAGGTGGATCGTACCTTATTACCCAAGGCTGTGAATATGTTTGACGTAAGCTGGTGACTTTTTGTCTCCGTCACTGTTACAATTTTTGAGCATGAATCCCAGGACTTTTTATTGTATCTCAACCACGTAGGCCTGTGCACTGAAGAAATTTCGGTTGCTGGAGAAGCGTAAGCCGTGGTCCCCTCAGACCCAACTTATACTTATTTTCTACCTACAGCTTGGGCAATGCCGTTCAAGGATTTACGTACGCCCTCTCTCAATTTGTTCATACAGTAATATTTCCTAACAATTCTGCTGATAAGACATGTCACACTAATTTCAGCGGCCTATAATCTGTCGCGGACTATGCGGAAACGAAACTCGATGTGATCTATACTAACTCTTGAATATCTATCTGTTAGACACATTTATATCAGTTACCCCGGAATTTATGTTGAACTTACTGGTAGAACACGACCATGATAAGCGCAGTCATGACGTTTAAGACATACCTCGGCGAATCGGAGCTTTGGATCGAAATTCTATCAATGTTGCTTACTACCATAGAAATAGTCATGGTACTTGTCTAATTGTCACTCAAATCACTTTGAACAAAATTATTTTGCCTCTGTCTGCCAATGGCGACTGAAGTACACTTTGTCGTAGGATACTGCCGGCGATTTTTCGGCAAGTTTGCGACATGCCTACTGTTGCACAGGCAAAACATTGATTTTGGGAGGCAACGATCCTCAGGCTAGCATGCGATGACATACCAAAGCAGAAAAATAGGGAGACTTTCTCAATGTGAATGATTGCCATATTAATAAATTATGCAGCTGGAGTACTTGCATAGGAGTGATAATATACGCGGCCTACTGCCGTGCTGCCAGTGGGTTTTAATAATAAATGCGAATATAAGACTTTGAATGATAAGTTGTCCAAGATAAAAATAGCTTTGACATAACTAATGATTATTAAGATGTTATTCAGGCCTTGCTTGTGTTGAAATTGTGGACATGGAAGCGATGAATACATACCACATTGTTTGTTGCTTCATTCACAGTTCAGCTTTAGAGGCAGCTCATGTAGCGCTTTTCGATATCTTTCCTGTAGTCGTCAAGGATAAGTGATCGCTTGGGGAGACCCTTTTCCCCGAACTGGAATGGCCTGTCCTTATCTGCTATCATGAAAGCCTAAAATCGGGTATTAGCTTACTTGGGTGATACTTGTTTCAATGGGTCAAGTTATACCTCTTTTCGAATTTGAGAATGAACAGGAAGCATGCTATTTTTAGCTTCAATAATGGACCTACACAGGACGCCCGTCAATCAGAGAATATCACTATATATATTATTTCCACTCACCAGATGCGCTCAAATGAATCGTTATTGCTCTCGGAGACAGGCTGCCATATGAAGCCGCCGACATATGACCTTAATGTGTTGTAATCCGTCAGCCTACAGACAAGGTCTCCAAATAACAATTGAAAAGTACCAGATCCGTTGAAGTATAGTAGGCGTATCGTTACCAGCTTCTAACGCATTCGGCCATATGAGAACTCCAAGGAAAGGCCTTCCGTGTCCGAAAACCACAGCAGATTTGATTTCTTCGTGTTCACGTAGTGAGTCCTCTTTTAATAATATCGAACTTAACGAAGCTGCATATATTCTTTTGGTGAGGGCTTACCTAGGAGCATTGGATCTACCTAGAATAGCAGGTTTCACAGGATTCTGTTATTGTCTTGTTGTTTAGGGAAATAACTTGAAGTGACTAACCACTTGCCCGGAAGAAAGTAGGATCTGGTCTTTGTTTCTTccgatgactttgtaataGCCTTTTTTGAATGGATGAGGCACCAAACCATCTCCTGTGGCATATGCTGGTCTGCCATTCCACTCAGCATTGCGTATGGCAGGTTCATGGAACCCTTTCTGAGACTAGACGATTGTATTTAGTTACATATAATGCACATCAGCCTGATAATCAAATCTTACAATAATGTATGGTTCAAAGGCCCCATTCTCGCGCGGGACTAGCTGGCAATTAATACCCGGATTCAAGGAAAAATACTCCCAGTCTTCGGATTGCGGTTCTGAGGTATTTTGTTCAGTCAAAAAGAGCAGCTCGAATAATTGAATGCTTACCTGAGACAAATTTACTGATGTAACCGCACTCAGTTCTGTGAAATAAAAGATCGTATTTAATAACTTCCAGGGGTTACAATCTTTTAAAGATGCAACATACGCTCCGTAAACGTTGCATATCTTGACGCCGTGCGACGTTAACCTGTCGCCTGCTGCTTTGCTGAGTTGACTTCCTCCAAACACCTGTAAAACGTCGTCAGAACATATATCTCCAAGTAGGCACATCTACTTACAATGCATTCTCTCTCTGCCAGGAACTTGACTTTCTCCGGGTCGTTCGACCATGCCTACCAGAGCGTGTTACTTTTTAAACCGTCTGTATGACCCTCTTGGCCATGACGACATACCTCAAAGAAACGTGGAGAAGACCATACAACGGACACCTGACTGTTCACGAATC encodes:
- a CDS encoding Adenylate-forming reductase Nps10 → MSHTESFIAPPSDMEIEYTFDFHLAHNPNYPVFLRPEGSTGGYKRLITYSDIVPGIHRAGQSIRKLTNTSSSSPTPLVAIFAEMNNMTYATVILGCLRAGVTALLISPRFHPSVVAELLRMAGPSHILTNDRLREKTSLALHELSKTPSYAMPAVIDAPLHSDLYPGHNDFDPLPRHAEEFSKRALILHSSCSTSTCPKIIEWPSSYITSNSLAINYSDIFMEGKLFGAQSAEFFHTAGLCFLFWLPRAGFIMAILSPDDPRAVIPADRDIAFEGFVNSQVSVVWSSPRFFEAWSNDPEKVKFLAERECIVFGGSQLSKAAGDRLTSHGVKICNVYGATECGYISKFVSEPQSEDWEYFSLNPGINCQLVPRENGAFEPYIISQKGFHEPAIRNAEWNGRPAYATGDGLVPHPFKKGYYKVIGRNKDQILLSSGQVVDPMLLEDSLREHEEIKSAVVFGHGRPFLGVLIWPNALEAGNDTPTILQRIWSYVGGFIWQPVSESNNDSFERIWSIIEAKNSMLPVHSQIRKEAFMIADKDRPFQFGEKGLPKRSLILDDYRKDIEKRYMSCL
- a CDS encoding hypothetical protein (Uncharacterized protein C4H3.03c) translates to MNLINPRDEREYIPIADHGLIGNLRTAALVSVDGSIESYCVPNFDSPSVFARILDKDKGGHFSIMPTVPFTTKQNYLASSNVLQTKFMNDDGVVSVTDYLPRPRKELRTTPKPLLPWLVRKVECVRGNLPILMQCAPAFNYARSPHTTTIVDDDSVLPNVQKKAVFESDELTLDLRYVVENSMEDPDAAEPEISLEFLDLSAKGHKGLAVQSVLNLTEGQVVTFILRTPPTVTTKAITIPDEAAQQTVRDETRVLRRAPEDPLLTKELMASVLHATNRYWYEWISQSTYDGSWKEAVMRSALALKLLVYEPTAGAVVASPTFSLPEYIGGVRNWDYRASWIRDSSFTLYALIRLGFTDEANSYLEFIFERLRNKNPDGSLQIMYTIHGGKDLEEIELLHLDGHKGSRPVRIGNGAANHVQLDIYVWIAFTLARRLLVRELSIWEVRDKKRHFTYSKLTFGTHGLRLADKRSLPCPNRNKWLAARDNLYEEIMEKAWNKEEKYFGQSYEDKDVLDSAVLIMPLVFFLHASDPRFMSTLKQIMKSPEKGGLTSNNLVYRYDTSKADDGVGGEEGTFCLCTLWCIEALTRAGEVDRTLLPKAVNMFDDFLLYLNHVGLCTEEISVAGEALGNAVQGFTHVTLISAAYNLSRTMRKRNSM